The following proteins are co-located in the Phragmites australis chromosome 10, lpPhrAust1.1, whole genome shotgun sequence genome:
- the LOC133930946 gene encoding uncharacterized protein LOC133930946: MLSLSRALGRRLFSSAVTASESAAAASTSAVRKAQNPLEEFFEVERSTEEDKPPPHYGRSWKASELRLKSWDDLQKLWYVLLKEKNMLMTQRQMLNAENLRFPNPERVSKVKKSMCRIKHVLTERAIADPDPRRSAEMKRMISAL; this comes from the exons ATGCTGTCCCTGTCGAGGGCGCTGGGAAGGCGGCTCTTCTCCTCTGCCGTCACCGCATCCGAGTCTGCGGCCGCCGCGTCGACGTCGGCGGTGAGGAAGGCGCAGAACCCTCTCGAGGAGTTCTTCGAGGTCGAGCGGAGCACCGAGGAGGACAAACCACCTCCTCACTACG GTCGTAGTTGGAAGGCTTCTGAATTACGTCTGAAATCTTGGGATGACCTTCAGAAGTTGTGGTACGTTCTTCTAAAGGAGAAGAACATGCTTATGACTCAGCGCCAGATGCTAAACGCTGAGAACTTGCGTTTTCCAAATCCAGAGCGTGTTTCCAAG GTGAAGAAATCAATGTGTCGGATAAAGCATGTATTGACTGAGAGGGCCATAGCAGATCCTGATCCACGGAGGTCTGCGGAAATGAAGCGGATGATCAGCGCCCTTTGA
- the LOC133930948 gene encoding LIMR family protein Os06g0128200: protein MGDFNLALVIVAVVVSVVVLLVSVYLLVNYQHPDDANQAYFPKLVVVLGLTVAILSILMLPADVANRQACRRAIYSGACNLTLPMKTLWLVVYIADAVLVFLVIPFAMFYYEGDQDKSVGKRLRTALMWVVVSAVVCGLVLGILYGLVGKVDFTVRHLSSSVETFPNSFSGFSSGQPCISPLTRQCAASTAPPSSLSTWTMRATFPEYVVALATIVGSVLFTIFGGVGIACLPLGLIFSFVRRPKAVITRSQYIKEATELGKKAKELKKAAEALHQEERSGKKGRKWRKNVKAVEKELLLLEDDMKALEEMYPQGEKAEATWAFTVLGYIGKLIFGVVGLIVSIAWVAHIVIYLLIDPPLSSFLNEVFIKLDGVWGLLGTAAFAFFCFYLLIAVIAGEMMLGLKLVFITIHPMKWGGTLMNSFLFNVGLILLCSISVIQFCATAFAYYAQATAAQEIFGHTLQSLRGIKYLYKYNVFQYGFVALAILTLFYYAIFGWRKRKPTGRFQLSN from the exons ATGGGGGACTTCAACTTGGCCCTAGTGAtcgtggcggtggtggtgagcGTCGTCGTGCTGCTCGTCAGCGTCTACCTGCTCGTCAACTACCAGCACCCCGACGACGCCAACCAGGCCTACTTCCCCAAGCTCGTCGTCGTGCTCGGCCTCACCGTCGCCATCCTCTCCATCCTCATGCTCCCCGCGGATGTCGCCAACCGGCAGGCGTGCCGCAGGGCCATTTACAGCGGAGCCTGCAACCTCACGCTCCCGATGAAGACGCTCTGGCTCGTCGTCTACATCGCCGACGCGGTCCTCGTCTTCCTCGTCATACCATTCGCCATGTTCTACTATGAGGGCGACCAGGACAA GTCCGTGGGGAAGAGGCTCAGGACCGCCCTCATGTGGGTCGTCGTGTCTGCGGTGGTTTGCGGCCTTGTCCTCGGCATCCTATACG GACTTGTTGGTAAAGTGGACTTCACAGTCAGGCATCTATCTTCATCGGTTGAGACATTTCCAAACTCATTTTCTGGATTCTCAAGCGGTCAGCCTTGCATCAGTCCATTGACTCGTCAG TGTGCGGCTTCTACTGCACCACCTTCCTCTCTATCAACTTGGACAATGCGTGCTACCTTCCCTGAATATGTGGTTGCTCTTGCTACTATCGTTGGATCTGTGCTTTTCACG ATATTTGGTGGTGTTGGCATTGCTTGCCTTCCATTGGGACTTATATTCTCATTTGTCCGGCGTCCAAAAGCTGTCATTACACGGTCACAATATATAAAG GAAGCAACTGAATTGGGAAAGAAGGCCAAGGAGTTGAAGAAAGCGGCTGAAGCCCTTCACCAAGaagagagaagtgggaagaaggGCAGGAAATGGCGCAAAAACGTGAAAGCTGTGGAGAAG GAGTTGTTACTTCTGGAAGATGACATGAAGGCTCTAGAAGAGATGTACCCTCAAGGAGAAAAG GCTGAGGCTACATGGGCTTTCACAGTCCTTGGGTACATTGGAAAACTTATATTCGGTGTTGTTGG GTTAATTGTATCAATTGCTTGGGTTGCGCATATCGTCATATACTTGTTGATTGATCCTCCTCTATCTTCTTTCCTGAATGAAGTCTTCATAAAATTGGATGGTGTTTGGG GTCTGCTTGGGACTGCTGCCTTTGCATTCTTCTGCTTCTATCTCCTTATTGCAGTGATTGCTGGGGAGATGATGCTTGGCTTGAAATTAGTTTTCATCACCATTCACCCAATGAA atgggGAGGCACTTTAATGAACTCTTTCCTGTTTAATGTTGGACTCATTCTACTTTGCTCCATCAG TGTGATCCAGTTTTGTGCCACGGCTTTTGCCTACTACGCACAAGCAACTGCCGCTCAGGAGATCTTTGGCCACACATTGCAATCTCTTCGTGGAATTAAGTATCTTTACAA GTACAATGTTTTCCAGTATGGTTTTGTTGCACTTGCCATACTCACGCTCTTCTACTATGCAATATTC GGATGGCGAAAGAGGAAACCAACAGGAAGGTTCCAGCTCTCAAATTAA